In Babylonia areolata isolate BAREFJ2019XMU chromosome 19, ASM4173473v1, whole genome shotgun sequence, a single window of DNA contains:
- the LOC143294181 gene encoding uncharacterized protein LOC143294181 has product MPEVPAEVEDVQFLGPWQETWRGHRFMLQQNNDWGTAIFGTNQNIRTLTECNLLYVDATFKTCPKPYNQMLVIQGDYQGRVLPFLTVLMTNKTIGDYRQILQTIKRKALRLTGHAWEPASIVMDFEQALITAVETELPNTRVELCYFHFNQSIWRRIQELGLARAYRRDADLQEILRKVMALGFLPLALVRNNFRLLRNLPGTRRKIFQYPALFDFFNSVHNTYIDGQFPPPAWNVYERNMDCRTTNNAESFHRSWNNRVGVRHPNVWIFVRHLKDLQATTESGILSMDRGGRPTRRHRRWRLLEERLLALKQEYRRGVRDVDRYWRAISHLVHHY; this is encoded by the coding sequence ATGCCAGAAGTTCCTGCGGAAGTTGAAGATGTACAATTCCTTGGGCCATGGCAAGAAACCTGGCGTGGACATAGATTCATGCTCCAACAAAACAATGACTGGGGCACAGCTATCTTTGGCACAAATCAAAACATTAGAACTTTGACAGAGTGCAATCTGCTGTACGTGGATGCCACGTTCAAGACATGCCCTAAACCATACAACCAAATGCTGGTGATTCAAGGTGATTACCAGGGACGCGTTTTACCATTTCTGACAGTGCTGATGACCAACAAAACGATCGGAGACTACCGGCAGATCCTGCAAACAATCAAGCGTAAAGCGCTGCGCTTGACAGGGCACGCTTGGGAGCCTGCATCCATTGTTATGGACTTCGAGCAAGCGCTCATTACCGCAGTGGAGACAGAGTTACCCAACACCCGGGTGGAACTCTGTTACTTCCATTTCAACCAGTCTATATGGCGCCGCATCCAGGAACTTGGACTTGCAAGAGCCTACAGAAGAGATGCCGATCTCCAAGAAATACTCCGAAAAGTCATGGCTCTTGGATTTCTACCACTGGCCCTGGTAAGGAACAACTTTCGACTATTGCGGAATTTACCTGGCACCCGAAGGAAGATCTTCCAATACCCTGCTTTgtttgacttcttcaattctGTCCACAACACGTACATTGATGGTCAGTTCCCACCTCCTGCCTGGAACGTGTATGAACGAAACATGGACTGTCGCACCACCAATAATGCGGAGTCATTCCATCGGTCCTGGAATAACCGAGTAGGCGTCAGGCATCCGAATGTCTGGATCTTCGTGAGGCATCTTAAGGACCTCCAGGCCACAACGGAAAGTGGAATCCTCAGCATGGACAGGGGAGGTCGCCCAACTAGGCGTCATAGACGATGGCGTCTCCTGGAAGAACGTCTCCTGGCGCTGAAACAAGAGTATCGTCGCGGCGTTCGAGACGTCGACAGGTATTGGCGCGCAATCAGTCATCTTGTGCACCACTACTGA